GGCTGCGACGGCGGAGCGGCAGGCGTGAGCGCGAGCAAGTTTACCCGCCTCTGGCGGCGCCGAAGGCGACCAGGGCTCGCGGCCTACAGTGCGCGTTCGATTCGGTGATGTAGGCGGCGAGCTGGCTCGCGCTGCTACATCCGAAGGGCCCCCCTTTGACCTTACATGTTGAGGTCGAGGCGGAGGGCGGTGAGGGAGAGGTTGATGTCACGCATGAAGGCGATGACCGAGCCGATGAGCGCGAGTTGGCCGATGCAGAAAACGGCGATGACGACGGCGCCGGCTTCCCAATTGGCCAGTTTGGCGAGGAAGAGCAGGAGCACGAGGATGGCGGCCGACAACACGGTGAGGGCGAGCATCATGCAGGACGCGCGCAGGATGCCGGCGCGGCGATTGAGGATGGTGATCTGCAGGTGCAGTTTGCTGGAGGCGGTGCCAGCGGGGGTGTTGGCCTGCTCGCGGGCGAGGTGACGGGCCCGGTCCACCACGCGGCCGAGGCGATTGGTGATGGTGAGCAGCAGCAGGCCGACGCCCGAGATGAGAATCACGGGGCCGATGGCGAGTTGCAGAACGGGCAGAAGATCGTTGAGCGAGAGCGACGTCATAAGCGAAGTGGCTGAAATTGGGGGCGGAGTGAAACAGGGGAGGGGTGAGAGGTCGCGAACGAAAAAGCCTCGAGGGGCACTTTTCCGGCGGGGCTTGCGACGCTCGCGCGAGGTCGCACACTGCTGCCTCACCATGACGCGCTCCTTTCCCCGCTCCCCTTGGTTGTTGTGTGCCGGCCTGTTGATCGGCGTTTTCATGACGTCCGGCTGCTCCACGGTGTATTACGAGGCGCTGGAGAAAGTGGGGGTGGCCAAGCGCGAGGTGTTGGCCGATCGGGTGGAGGACACGCAGGAGGCGCAGGAGGAGGCCAAGGAACAATTTGCGACGGCGCTGGAGCAATTGATGGAGCTCACCGGCGACACGGGCGGCGAGCTGAAGGTGCACTACGATCGCCTGGCCGACGCGCTGGCCGAGAGTGAGGACCGCGCCGAGGAGGTGCACGATCGCATCAAGGGCGTGCGCAGCGTGGCCGAGGCGTTGTTCAACGAGTGGGAGCAGGAACTCGACGACTACACCAGCGCGACGCTGCGGCAGCGCAGTGAACGCCAACTGCGTGAAACGATGCGCCGCTATGACCGGTTGGTGCTGTTGATGCAGCGGGCGGCGGATCGCATGGATCCGGTGCTGGCGACCTTGCGCGACCAGGTGCTGTTCCTGAAACACAACCTCAACGCGCAAACGGTGGCCGGACTCGATTCGACCGCGCGCGAGTTGCAGGAGGATGTGACGCTGTTGATCGCCGACATGGAAAAATCCATCGCCGAAGCGGAAGCGTTTTTGGCGACCTGGAATTCCTGACGAGGCGCGACGGAGAGGCAACGCCGCGGCCTCACACGCGCCCGCCCGCTCAGACGGGGCGGACGAGCAGGAGGGTGGTGTCGTCGTGGCGGGGGGCGTGCACGCAGAAGTTGCGCGTGTAGCGGTCGACGGTGCGCACGATCTCGGCGAGGGGGTGATCGATGTTGCGCTCAAGGGCCTGGGCGAGGCGATCGCGACCAAACTCTTCGCCGTCAGGGTTGGAGACTTCGGTGATGCCGTCGGTGTAGAGGGCGAGCACGTCGCCGGCACCGAGCTGCACTTCGTGCTCTTCGAGCATCTCGTCGAAGAGCGGTCCGTCATCGAGACCTACGGCGAGACCTTCGCCGGGGAGCAGTTCCATCTCGCCATTGGCGCGCACGAGGATGGGGGGCTCGTGGCCGGCGCGGCAGAAGCGCAGGACCTTCGTATCCAGATCGAGGATACCGTAGAAAAGGGCGACAAACATGCCGGGGCGCATGTCGGGTTCGAGGTGCCGGTTGACGCGTTTGATGGCGGCGGCGGGGCTGGGTTCACCCTCGGCGCAGAGGCGCATGGTGGCGCGGCACTCGGTCATGACGAGCGCGGCGGCGGCACCTTTGCCGGAGACGTCGGCGATGACGAAACCCCAGCGACGTTCGTCGACTTTCACGACATCGTAGTAGTCGCCGCCGATGTGCAGTGACGGGTGGGAAAGGGCTTCGATTTCGACAGCGCGGATGTCGGGAAACTCGCGGGGGCGCAGG
This portion of the Actomonas aquatica genome encodes:
- a CDS encoding DUF2721 domain-containing protein produces the protein MTSLSLNDLLPVLQLAIGPVILISGVGLLLLTITNRLGRVVDRARHLAREQANTPAGTASSKLHLQITILNRRAGILRASCMMLALTVLSAAILVLLLFLAKLANWEAGAVVIAVFCIGQLALIGSVIAFMRDINLSLTALRLDLNM
- a CDS encoding DUF2959 domain-containing protein, producing the protein MTRSFPRSPWLLCAGLLIGVFMTSGCSTVYYEALEKVGVAKREVLADRVEDTQEAQEEAKEQFATALEQLMELTGDTGGELKVHYDRLADALAESEDRAEEVHDRIKGVRSVAEALFNEWEQELDDYTSATLRQRSERQLRETMRRYDRLVLLMQRAADRMDPVLATLRDQVLFLKHNLNAQTVAGLDSTARELQEDVTLLIADMEKSIAEAEAFLATWNS